The nucleotide sequence TGCCCTTAATGAAATACAAATCATATCATTTGATTGGATCTCGAATAGGATGAAGAACAAGAAATTAGATTGGCATATGTGGATTTCCAATCCTGTTGTATATCTCAATCTTGTATAAGTTTGGATAATCTTTTGTTTTTGTGTTTTTTCGTAGTTTTCGTGTTCGTGTCTTGTATCGGGTCTCTTCAATGTTTAGTTAAGAGTGTACATACTTGATCCATCACTTTTGGATCTGCTCCTTGTATTCATTGTTTTGGCTAATAAAATGTTGcttgccttttaaaaaaaaaaaaaaagcgcaGAGCTGGAATCCTAGTACAATTATGTCAGTGGACCCAACATATAACAGAAACAACACCAAATAAAGAATGAACACACATCACTACATCACATGCCGCTATGCCAGCTTCAAAACACTAAAGATGCTCCCCCATTTGCACATGGCATCCTGTTTCAGTGTTTCACCACCCACCTCACCAAAACGATACCTCATTTCCAACTAAACGACATTCTCCACCTCCTTCGTTATTATCATCTCTCTAATATAAACTCAAGATCCACAAACCAAGAAGTAAACTTGCATGCATCAACCACTTGTAACCTACAACTTTTACGTGCATCGATCAACAACATTACTTCTTCTGAACAAACTAAGGGTAACGGAAAAGATTTTCATCTGTTATTATTACTTAATGAAGTTTAAACATGAAATCATTAAAATTAAGTGCAACAATTAACCTCAGCAAATGAATTATTTgaattacttattaattaattaacCTACTGATAACACAAATTATACATCCACAAATTATCGTAAAGTTCGCAACAAACGATCCAAGTGCATTGGGAGTAAAACATTACAAATATCTGGAGCCttacttaaattaaactttaaaaattaattaaataaagaaaaCAAAATAAATGATTAAATCAATAAAAACAGAGTATATATCAATATATCATCGTCAAACGTACAATaaatataatcatcatcatcatattcatagAAACAATAAACCTAAAATCAacaactaaaataaataaaacgaATTGTAAATTTGAAGAATCACAAACGAACAAAACAAATCACCACAAAAACAATTTCAGATCCCTCTACATAACCAAAGACGCAGCTAACACAACAAAGAATCCAGATCCAACGACGGCGTTTAAGCTAGCGGAACTAGGTGAACCAGTAGGTGAACCGGTAGGAGTAGAAGCAATTGACGGTGCCGGAGCTCCGGTCGGTGTCACGGAAGAAGGAGGTGCTGGTGGAGATGCAATCGGAGATTCAGTCGGTGAAGATTTAGGAGCGGCCGTTGGAGAAACGGTTGGTGCGGCCTTCGGAGAAACGGTTGGTGCAGCCATTGGCGACTGAGCAATTGCAGATCCGGCAATCAAAGCGAATAGCATCAACATAACGAAAGTTGAAGCCGCCATTATTATGTTTATCTGAATCTCTTTCGGAAGGTTGATTTGGAAGTGAGAGAGAGGGGTGTAAAGTGTATGAGAGGAATTGGGTGTGGAGGTTTATATATACGAATGTATAGACAAAGATGGATACATATATACAGCTTTGCGAACAAAATACGCTGTATTTTTTTCTTTAATTATGAAATTGTAAGACCACTCCAAGAAGCACTTCTTCCCCAGGACACACCGCCATATCAGCgctacatcagctttctctctccatttatttttcacttcctccccatcacacaccactaccaaccatgacatactttctCCCCATCACAtaccccacaaaattaattaataaattaaggtACAAGTTGTTTATGCTATGGGTACAAAAAAATAATGCCCAAAAGTAGGAAAAAGAAAAAATGTGCCGTCCTCAAAATATTATACACATGACAGAAAGCAGGACGGAAGGAAGAAAGAGAAATGAGGGCGGCCGAGGGCGGGTTGAATGCCATCGGCGCCCTCGAGGGCGGAGCTCAAGAAAGAGTGAGGACGGGGCCCGTTGGGAGtggtctaataataataataataataataataataataataataataataataataataataataataataataataataataataatgtccccAACTCCACATGTCCGGCCTTTCTTGCCCTAACCCAGCcaccgtttccgtttccactcctaCCATCAATGCTCCCCCAAATTCACCTTTTCAAATTCCCCCACCTCAACCACCATTGACTCATTCGTATGTAGACGTGGTGGGGGGTAATTCTCCTCCAAAACAGCTTCCCGTTAATGAACAACCCAGGGTTTCTAATGATGAACATCGTCGGAATGTCAAAAAAATGTCAACAATTTTCGTGGGTAATTTGGCTAAAGTTACGAATCCCATGTCAATTAGTTTTGCATTTAGGAAGTTCGGGTGGATTCAAAATATTGTTTGGAGGTTTGGGCGTAATTATGCGTTCATTAAGTTTGCTTCTTTTGAACAAGCTAAGCTTTGGACAACATGAATGGCAGAATGCTTCAAGGTAATAGATTGAGGATTGGGTATGCTAAATTCGAAAAACAACCTTCCAATAGGAGGAATGAATTCAGACAGGTGCCAAAGCAGTTTGGTAGAACAGAGAGTAACTTTCGTAGGAGATATTCTAACAAAGAAGATGATCATAAATATGTTCAACTTCA is from Rutidosis leptorrhynchoides isolate AG116_Rl617_1_P2 chromosome 10, CSIRO_AGI_Rlap_v1, whole genome shotgun sequence and encodes:
- the LOC139871633 gene encoding uncharacterized protein, which encodes MAASTFVMLMLFALIAGSAIAQSPMAAPTVSPKAAPTVSPTAAPKSSPTESPIASPPAPPSSVTPTGAPAPSIASTPTGSPTGSPSSASLNAVVGSGFFVVLAASLVM